Proteins from a genomic interval of Rhodothermales bacterium:
- a CDS encoding VCBS repeat-containing protein translates to MRLLLLTGILAWICADSVQAQFDAAAPLLIPYKLPLLQEGTVDFGDLDGDGDLDLVLTGLRDTEDPVSRVYVLDDSLYLQVVGGYPTPLSFKVYRPTPIVINNVWQGSTEWGDADGDGDEDLLIFGLTRVERIVGEFTTETVGNLYRSENGLLFNSGVQLPGLYSGDAAWADMDGDGDLDFAACGASELSSPFRPRTVLFRNNGRGGFTSVSHPVPGVMMCDLAWGDLNGDGLPDLAVAGESEEEGTITRVYLNTAGTLTRLPADLPKLSLATLDWADANQDGRDELVASGGLLDPELLRGHAVMMQWNGSAQISEVPGMQPVVAGGIAFTDFDVDGDPDIVYAGAETVLGGRSGWVVLNRDGQFRNEYTLAGLTLGDMSVGDYNGDGDDDIVVLGVNDEGRLFLNFFMNRIFPEPIPPGLIQR, encoded by the coding sequence GTGCGTCTTCTCCTGCTGACGGGCATTCTCGCCTGGATTTGCGCAGACTCCGTGCAAGCGCAGTTTGATGCGGCAGCACCGCTGCTCATTCCTTACAAGCTGCCGCTGTTGCAGGAGGGCACGGTCGACTTCGGTGATCTGGACGGCGACGGCGACCTGGACCTGGTTCTGACCGGACTGCGGGATACCGAAGACCCCGTCAGCAGGGTGTATGTGCTTGATGACTCGCTGTACCTGCAGGTAGTGGGCGGCTACCCGACGCCCCTCAGCTTCAAGGTCTATCGCCCCACCCCGATTGTCATCAACAATGTCTGGCAGGGCAGCACCGAATGGGGCGATGCCGACGGCGATGGGGACGAGGACCTGCTGATTTTCGGCCTGACCCGGGTGGAGCGCATTGTCGGCGAGTTCACTACCGAAACCGTGGGCAACCTGTACCGCAGCGAGAATGGTCTGCTCTTCAATAGCGGCGTGCAGTTGCCGGGACTCTACTCGGGCGATGCGGCCTGGGCAGACATGGACGGAGATGGAGACCTGGACTTCGCTGCCTGCGGAGCCAGCGAATTGTCCTCCCCCTTCCGGCCCCGCACCGTGCTCTTCCGCAACAACGGGCGCGGCGGATTCACGTCTGTGTCGCACCCTGTGCCGGGCGTCATGATGTGTGACCTGGCCTGGGGCGACCTGAACGGTGACGGGTTACCCGACCTTGCTGTGGCCGGCGAGTCCGAAGAAGAAGGCACCATCACGCGGGTGTACCTGAACACCGCGGGAACGTTGACCCGCCTGCCGGCAGACCTCCCGAAGCTGTCGCTGGCCACGCTGGACTGGGCCGATGCCAATCAGGACGGACGCGACGAACTTGTCGCCTCAGGAGGCCTGCTCGATCCCGAGCTCCTGAGGGGCCACGCCGTCATGATGCAGTGGAACGGTTCTGCGCAGATCAGCGAGGTGCCCGGCATGCAACCCGTGGTGGCGGGAGGCATCGCGTTCACGGACTTTGACGTGGACGGCGATCCCGACATCGTCTACGCGGGTGCCGAAACGGTGCTCGGGGGGCGATCCGGGTGGGTAGTACTCAATCGCGATGGGCAATTCCGCAATGAATACACGCTTGCCGGTCTGACCCTGGGTGACATGTCCGTGGGCGACTACAACGGCGACGGCGACGACGACATTGTCGTGCTGGGTGTCAATGACGAGGGCCGCCTGTTCCTGAACTTCTTCATGAACAGGATTTTCCCCGAACCCATTCCACCCGGGCTGATTCAGCGCTAG
- a CDS encoding T9SS type A sorting domain-containing protein, with translation MRLVLSVLGACLLAVGPVSAQPVTQPFTFNVKSQNLPAVRNATVTWADIDNDGDLDALVSGRGESGLVGGIWRNEGSDAANVSFVAVPGSIRALAYSRAAWTDMDGDGDLDLALTGSARTQPPYEPVIQLYRNDGGTFAALDSGALPALHSGALAWGDVDNDGDADLLVTGQDAAGEYVTRIVEYDAGVFRVVDPGLPGFAFADAKWGDYDNDGDADLLISGATPEGFRTRIYANQNGTLTDSGANLTPLAFSSVDWGDYDADGDLDVVVSGGQVTPRIFEGTAGVYRNDNGSFSRVDLGVDGVLAGAVTWGDYDNDGDLDLLSLGAETALGRRTARVYRLVDGQFENSSLLVGAIFASADWGDFDGDGDLDLLTSGATSYGVDILNLYENNRQVIPGGPATPLSARASVEGNRVTLEWAAGDEGLVTYDVRIGTRPGSADVRSVPADPASGQRRLGRPGTQSGTMTFVQDLPPGTYYWSVQAVGPAFLASGFAQEGTFDVTSTATSTSNPDLPSEFALESIFPNPFAASTSIRFDVPTVTEVDIRVFDVLGRQVAVLEHGASEPGYHTAEWRATTGLAGGVYFIRMRAGTYLETRPVTLVR, from the coding sequence ATGCGACTCGTGCTCTCTGTTCTAGGCGCGTGCCTGCTGGCCGTCGGGCCTGTCTCGGCCCAGCCGGTCACCCAGCCCTTCACGTTCAACGTCAAATCCCAGAACCTGCCTGCGGTACGGAACGCAACGGTTACCTGGGCCGACATCGACAATGACGGCGACCTGGACGCGCTGGTATCCGGCCGTGGTGAGTCGGGCCTCGTCGGCGGAATTTGGCGCAACGAGGGCTCCGACGCGGCCAACGTCAGCTTTGTGGCGGTCCCGGGTTCCATCAGGGCGCTGGCCTACTCTAGGGCTGCGTGGACCGACATGGACGGAGACGGAGATCTGGACCTTGCGCTCACCGGAAGCGCGCGCACCCAACCACCTTACGAACCGGTCATCCAGCTCTATCGCAATGACGGCGGCACGTTCGCGGCCCTGGACTCGGGCGCTCTGCCGGCTCTGCACTCTGGCGCACTGGCGTGGGGCGACGTGGACAACGACGGTGACGCAGACCTGCTGGTCACGGGGCAGGACGCGGCCGGGGAATACGTGACCCGCATTGTCGAGTATGACGCCGGCGTGTTTCGGGTTGTCGATCCCGGACTGCCCGGCTTCGCCTTTGCCGACGCCAAGTGGGGCGACTACGACAACGACGGGGATGCCGATCTGCTGATCAGCGGTGCCACGCCAGAGGGGTTCCGGACCCGGATCTACGCAAACCAGAACGGGACGCTGACGGACTCCGGTGCCAATCTCACTCCGCTCGCCTTCTCGAGCGTGGACTGGGGAGATTATGATGCCGATGGCGACCTGGACGTGGTGGTCTCGGGCGGGCAGGTGACGCCGCGCATCTTTGAAGGCACCGCCGGAGTGTACCGAAACGACAACGGCTCCTTCAGCCGCGTGGACCTGGGTGTCGATGGGGTGTTGGCCGGAGCCGTCACCTGGGGCGACTACGACAACGACGGGGATCTGGACCTGCTTTCCCTTGGGGCGGAAACGGCGTTGGGCCGTCGCACGGCCCGGGTATACCGGCTGGTAGACGGTCAGTTTGAGAACTCCTCACTGCTGGTGGGCGCGATTTTCGCCTCGGCCGACTGGGGTGACTTCGACGGTGACGGAGACCTGGACCTGCTTACCTCGGGCGCCACATCCTACGGCGTCGACATCCTGAATCTCTATGAGAACAACCGGCAGGTGATTCCCGGGGGGCCGGCCACGCCGCTCTCGGCACGGGCTTCCGTCGAGGGGAATCGCGTCACCCTGGAGTGGGCGGCTGGTGACGAAGGCCTGGTTACGTACGATGTGCGCATCGGCACCAGACCTGGGTCCGCAGACGTGCGCTCGGTTCCAGCCGACCCGGCGTCCGGACAGCGGCGGCTGGGGCGGCCCGGCACACAGAGCGGCACGATGACCTTTGTGCAGGATCTGCCTCCCGGCACCTACTACTGGTCGGTTCAGGCCGTGGGACCCGCGTTTCTGGCTTCGGGGTTCGCTCAGGAAGGCACGTTTGACGTGACGTCTACGGCGACCTCGACCTCGAACCCGGATCTGCCCAGCGAATTCGCCCTGGAAAGCATCTTCCCGAACCCTTTTGCGGCTTCAACCAGCATCCGCTTCGATGTACCCACCGTTACAGAGGTAGACATTCGGGTTTTTGACGTTCTCGGCAGGCAGGTGGCGGTTCTCGAGCACGGTGCCAGCGAGCCGGGGTATCACACGGCCGAGTGGCGTGCCACAACCGGCCTCGCGGGCGGCGTCTACTTCATCCGCATGCGGGCCGGCACCTACCTGGAGACCCGACCGGTAACGCTGGTCCGCTGA
- a CDS encoding MarR family transcriptional regulator, which translates to MKLEELIKQDRFADGSQRAMLNILVTSSWVTSQLSATMSRFGLTPAQYNVLRILRGSHPGRMTCSDIGSRLLDRTPDVTRLLNRLESAGHIERNRSTSDRRVVEVGITQEGLNLLTAMDPETTSIQDRLSRHLTEDELHRLSDLLERYRSDQID; encoded by the coding sequence ATGAAGCTTGAGGAACTGATCAAACAGGACCGTTTTGCGGACGGGAGTCAGCGCGCGATGCTGAACATTCTGGTCACCAGTTCCTGGGTCACCTCACAGTTGAGTGCGACCATGTCGCGCTTTGGACTCACGCCCGCCCAGTACAACGTGCTGCGCATCCTTCGCGGCTCCCATCCCGGGCGCATGACCTGCTCGGATATCGGAAGTCGGCTGCTTGATCGAACGCCGGACGTGACCCGTCTGTTGAACCGGCTGGAGTCCGCCGGTCACATCGAACGAAACCGATCCACCTCGGACCGAAGAGTCGTCGAAGTAGGCATCACGCAGGAGGGCCTCAATCTGCTCACCGCCATGGACCCGGAGACGACCTCCATCCAGGATCGCCTCTCGCGGCACCTTACCGAGGACGAGCTCCATCGGCTGAGCGACCTGCTCGAGCGCTACCGCTCCGACCAGATAGACTGA
- a CDS encoding queuosine precursor transporter — translation MTRSAYRLTRPQKLYVVCAGIFLTALVVAEATASKLFTVVTLPFSLNILGQEFNEVVMTAGVIAFPITFIITDLLNEYFGKPGIKFVTYLGMVMIMFEFAIIQVAMAVPTASISPVPGEAFDTVFGASGRIIIGSLIAYLIGQLVDISLFHWLRNLTEGRHLWLRATGSTFGSQFIDTFVVLFVAFYGEMTLQTIIAVTLFNYIYKFLVAIVITPVIYGAHWVMDRYLGDELSDELTGAAAAAG, via the coding sequence ATGACCCGCAGTGCCTATCGCCTGACGCGACCGCAGAAGCTGTATGTGGTATGCGCCGGCATATTCCTCACGGCACTGGTCGTTGCGGAGGCTACCGCTTCCAAGCTTTTCACGGTAGTCACCCTGCCATTCAGCCTGAACATTCTGGGTCAGGAGTTCAATGAAGTGGTGATGACAGCAGGCGTGATCGCATTCCCGATCACGTTCATCATCACCGACCTGCTGAACGAGTACTTCGGCAAGCCCGGCATCAAGTTCGTCACCTACCTCGGCATGGTGATGATCATGTTCGAGTTTGCGATCATCCAGGTCGCGATGGCGGTGCCCACAGCCTCCATTTCGCCGGTGCCGGGCGAGGCCTTCGACACCGTCTTCGGAGCTTCGGGCCGCATCATTATCGGTAGCCTGATCGCCTACCTGATCGGCCAGCTGGTGGACATCTCGCTATTCCACTGGCTCCGCAACCTGACCGAGGGCCGCCACCTCTGGCTTCGCGCTACAGGCTCCACGTTCGGATCTCAGTTCATCGACACGTTCGTGGTGCTGTTCGTGGCGTTTTACGGCGAGATGACCCTGCAGACGATTATCGCCGTCACGCTGTTCAACTACATCTACAAGTTCCTGGTCGCCATCGTGATTACTCCGGTGATCTACGGTGCCCACTGGGTGATGGACCGCTATCTGGGCGATGAACTGTCCGACGAGTTAACCGGAGCAGCCGCCGCGGCCGGCTGA